The DNA sequence GCGTGCGGCATAAACGGCCTCTCCGATTAAATAGGGATAGCCCTCCACCAGTGGGGTTTTCCAGGCTTCTTTTTCCTCCAATACACTCAGCAATAGTGTTGCGCGGCTACCGTAGTGCTGGTGAATGTGCTGGCAAGTATCCGCAGGAAGACCGCTGGCGGCCATGATCTTCTGCCAATCTTCCGGCACGAAGCCTTCTCCTCCAACCAGGATTTGTTGATCGGTGGTACAAGCTTTTGCTTGCCCGAGCAGGTGTTCTTCTACGTAGTCAATGGTGTCCTTGGCCATCAGGCGGTAGGTCGTCCATTTTCCTCCCAAAAGACTGATGAGGTTGGAGGTCTTATCGTGCTCTACTTCGTGGTCACGCACCAGGCCTTTGGTGCCTTTGTCGGGGTCCGAAGCGATCAAAGGCCGTAAACCTCCAAAGCCCGCCAGCACTTGCTTGGCATTTACCGGCTGGTCCAGATAGGGATTGAGGGTTTCTAAAAGAAAATCAATTTCAGCGGCTTCCAGCTGTGGTTCTTTTGCCAGCTCACGGTACTCGGTATCGGTGGTGCCCAGCATGAGTTTACCCTGAAAAGGGATCGCGAAAACAACTCTCCCGTCGGGTGTTTTGGGAATCAGCAAGGCATCTTCGCCCCCCAGTACTTTGTAGGGCAAGATAGCGTGCACGCCTTTGCTCGGGCGAATGCGAGGTGATTGGGCCTCATTGGCCAACTGGCGGATATGATCGGCATAAGGCCCAGTACAATTGATCATTACTTTGGCCCGAATGAGTAGCGTTTCCCCCGTATGTAAATCTTTGGCATGAGCCGCCGTAAGTTGCCCGGCATTGTTTTTCTCAAAACCCGTTATCTCCAGATGATTCGCCACCGCAGCACCCGCCTCGGCAGCAGTTTGGGCAATAGCCAAACAGTAACGGGCATCATCCAACTGTCCATCGTAATAAAGGACAGCACTGTGAATCTTCTCGGAAATACGCGGAATACGCTCCTTCACAGCCGCTTTGCTCAGCCATTTACTGCTAGGCAAAGTATCCTTGCCGGAAGCAAACCAACCGTAAATGGTAAGACCAATGGTGAAGTACAAGCCCTCTAGCCAACTAAAAACGGGCGTAATCAGTGCCAGAGGACGCGCTAAATGGGGTGCATTTTGCAGTACCGTATGACGTTCATCCAAACCGTGGCGAACTTGCGCGAGCTGGGCAAAATCAAAATTTTTAAACGCCTGCTCCAAATAACGAACACCACCGTGAATAAGCTTGGTAGATTTGGAAGACGTCGCTGCGGCGAAATCCGTTTTCTCCACCAGTGCTGTTTTATACCCCCGCAGTGCACTGTCCAATGCACAGCCTGCACCACTGGCTCCGCCACCGATAATTAAACAATCAAATTCTTCGGTGCGCAATTTTTCTAAATGGTTTGATCGCTTCATTTCAAGGGGTAATTTGTACCAGCAGGTCTTACTTTGCAGAATTTGTACGAAGATACGTGCATACGTGTCGGTTTAACAATAAGTAAAGGAGCATTGTTTTTCATTAGACATTCCAGACAATACCTAATCTTTCAGAAAAAAATGAAAGATATCAAAACCCTAGTTTTGTTACTTTTGTTGTGTAGACAGTTAAATCTAGTAAAATGCGTACTGACGACTTATTGCACCGGGGCTTAAAGATGGACTTTTTAAGTGCCGAAGAAGGGGTTTTTCTTTTGGAAAATGCCAGCACTGCGGAATTGATGCACGTAGCCCACCGCCTACGAATGCAGCAAGTACCTAATGACAAGGTGACCTGGATCATTGACCGAAACTCCAATACGACAAATGTCTGTATTGCAAATTGTAAATTCTGCAATTTCTACCGGCGCCCTGGTCACGAAGAAGTCTACATCACGACCATTGAGCAGTACAAGCAAAAAATTGAAGAAACATTTGCCTTTGGTGGCGAACAATTGTTGCTCCAAGGCGGCCATCACCCTGATCTGGGGCTGGATTATTACGTCAAGCTATTCAAAGAACTAAAAGCACTCTACCCCCAACTCAA is a window from the Lewinella sp. LCG006 genome containing:
- a CDS encoding glycerol-3-phosphate dehydrogenase/oxidase, with protein sequence MKRSNHLEKLRTEEFDCLIIGGGASGAGCALDSALRGYKTALVEKTDFAAATSSKSTKLIHGGVRYLEQAFKNFDFAQLAQVRHGLDERHTVLQNAPHLARPLALITPVFSWLEGLYFTIGLTIYGWFASGKDTLPSSKWLSKAAVKERIPRISEKIHSAVLYYDGQLDDARYCLAIAQTAAEAGAAVANHLEITGFEKNNAGQLTAAHAKDLHTGETLLIRAKVMINCTGPYADHIRQLANEAQSPRIRPSKGVHAILPYKVLGGEDALLIPKTPDGRVVFAIPFQGKLMLGTTDTEYRELAKEPQLEAAEIDFLLETLNPYLDQPVNAKQVLAGFGGLRPLIASDPDKGTKGLVRDHEVEHDKTSNLISLLGGKWTTYRLMAKDTIDYVEEHLLGQAKACTTDQQILVGGEGFVPEDWQKIMAASGLPADTCQHIHQHYGSRATLLLSVLEEKEAWKTPLVEGYPYLIGEAVYAARYEMAGTVRDFLARRIRLEILDWDAAQQAAGRVAKAMGQELGWEAAYILQAAEEYIEQLYALRDLAQA